The following coding sequences lie in one Globicephala melas chromosome 15, mGloMel1.2, whole genome shotgun sequence genomic window:
- the SEPTIN1 gene encoding septin-1, producing the protein MGKASQLPTLPAPLFAALNFLPHQRKWGETAGAATAIGAMDKEYVGFAALPNQLHRKSVKKGFDFTLMVAGESGLGKSTLINSLFLTNLYEDRQVPEARARLTQTLTIERRGVEIEEGGIKVKLTLVDTPGFGDSVDCSDCWLPVVRFIEEQFEQYLRDESGLNRKNIQDSRVHCCLYFISPFGRGLRPLDVAFLRAVHEKVNIIPVIGKADALMPKETQALKQKIREQLQEEEINIYQFPDCDSDEDEDFKRQDAEMKESIPFAVVGSCEVVRDGGTRPVRGRCYSWGTVEVENPHHCDFLNLRRMLVQTHLQDLKEVTHDLLYEGYRARCLQSLARPGARDRASRSKLSRQSATEIPLPMLPLADTEKLIREKDEELRRMQEMLEKMQAQMQQNQAQGEQSDAL; encoded by the exons ATGGGCAAAG CATCTCAGCTTCCTACATTGCCCGCCCCCTTGTTTGCCGCCCTCAACTTCCTGCCCCACcagaggaagtggggagagacAGCAGGTGCAGCGACAGCTATCGGGGCCATG GACAAGGAGTATGTGGGTTTCGCCGCCCTCCCCAACCAGCTGCATCGCAAGTCCGTCAAGAAGGGGTTTGACTTCACACTCATGGTGGCAG GGGAGTCAGGCCTGGGAAAATCTACCCTCATCAACAGCCTATTTCTCACCAACCTCTATGAGGATCGGCAAGTCCCAGAGGCCAGGG CTCGCTTGACACAAACACTGACCATCGAGCGCCGGGGCGTGGAGATCGAGGAGGGGGGTATTAAGGTGAAGCTGACCCTGGTGGACACACCTGGCTTTGGGGACTCAGTGGACTGTTCAGACTG ctGGCTGCCCGTGGTGCGCTTCATTGAGGAGCAATTTGAGCAGTATCTTCGGGATGAGAGTGGCCTGAACAGGAAGAACATCCAGGATTCCCGTGTCCACTGCTGCCTCTACTTCATCTCACCCTTTGGCCGGGG GCTCCGGCCCCTAGATGTGGCCTTCCTCCGGGCGGTGCATGAGAAGGTCAACATCATCCCAGTCATTGGCAAAGCAGATGCCCTGATGCCTAAGGAAACACAGGCCCTCAAGCAGAAG ATCCGGGAACAGTTGCAGGAGGAGGAGATCAATATCTACCAGTTCCCTGATTGTGACTCTGATGAGGATGAAGACTTCAAGAGGCAGGATGCGGAGATGAAG GAAAGCATCCCTTTTGCTGTCGTCGGTTCCTGCGAAGTAGTGAGGGACGGCGGGACCCGACCGGTGAGGGGACGCTGCTACTCCTGGGGCACCGTGGAGG TGGAGAACCCACATCACTGCGACTTCCTGAACCTGCGACGGATGCTAGTGCAGACACACCTGCaggacctgaaggaggtgacGCATGATCTGCTCTATGAGGGCTACCGGGCGCGCTGCCTACAGAGCCTGGCCCGGCCTGGGGCGCGTGATCGAGCCAGCCGTAG CAAGCTCTCCCGCCAGAGCGCCACAGAGATCCCGCTGCCCATGCTGCCTCTGGCCGACACGGAGAAGTTGATCCGCGAGAAAGACGAAGAG CTGCGCCGCATGCAAGAGATGCTGGAGAAGATGCAGGCCCAGATGCAGCAGAACCAGGCTCAGGGCGAGCAGTCGGACGCTCTCTGA
- the MYL11 gene encoding myosin regulatory light chain 11 — protein sequence MAPKKARRKAVAEGGSSNVFSMFDQTQIQEFKEAFTVIDQNRDGIIDKEDLRDTFAAMGRLNVKNEELDDMMKEASGPINFTVFLTMFGEKLKGADPEDVITGAFKVLDPEGKGTIKKQFLEELLTTQCDRFTREEITNMWAAFPPDVGGNVDYKNICYVITHGDAKDQE from the exons ATG GCACCCAAGAAGGCCAGGAGAAAGGCAGTGGCAGAGGGCGGAAGCTCCAATGTCTTCTCCATGTTCGATCAGACCCAGATCCAGGAGTTCAAGGAG GCCTTCACAGTAATTGACCAGAATCGTGATGGCATTATCGACAAGGAGGACCTGCGGGACACCTTCGCAGCCATGG GGCGTCTCAATGTGAAGAATGAGGAGCTAGATGACATGATGAAGGAAGCCAGTGGGCCCATCAACTTCACTGTCTTCCTGACCATGTTTGGGGAGAAGCTCAAAG GTGCCGACCCTGAGGATGTGATCACTGGAGCCTTCAAGGTCCTGGACCCTGAGGGGAAGGGCACCATCAAGAAGCAGTT CCTGGAGGAGCTGCTTACCACGCAGTGTGACCGCTTCACCCGCGAAGAG ATCACGAATATGTGGGCGGCCTTCCCCCCCGACGTGGGCGGCAACGTAGACTACAAGAACATATGCTACGTCATCACGCATGGCGACGCCAAGGACCAGGAGTAG